Part of the bacterium genome, TGCGGGAATCGGCGGGCGCCGGGGAGTGGACGCCGCCGGGTTAGCGCAGGGCGCCTTCCATGAGAGACCGGTGCTCGGCCGAGCCGCAGACCGAGACGTCGGGCGGGTTGTTCAACAGCCGCCTCCGTTCGAGGGGGTCCAGCCCCAGGCGCCGGCAGAGCTCCCCGAAGGCGCAGTTGTAATCGGCGAAGTCGGGCAACGGCAGGCCCAGGGCCAGCTTGAAGAGCCAGGTCCGCAGAACGTGGCGGCGGAGCGAATCGCGCTCCAGGCCGCCTTCTTTCAACGCCGCCAGGACGGCGTCCCGGGCCCCGGTCATCTGGGCGGCCGTGTGGCAGACGAGCACCAGATCGGCCCCGGCGCCGAGCGCCATCACCGCCGCCTCCGGGAGCCCGTAGTTCTTCACTATCGCACCCATCTCCAGGTCGTCGGTCACCGCCAAGCCGTCGAAGCCTATCCCGCCCCGCAGGGTGTCGTAGGCCGCCGGGGAGAGGCTGGCGGGCAGGTCGGGGTCCAAGGCGGGGATGACCACGTGGCTGACCATCGCCGCCTTGAGCCACTGACCGTCGGTTAAAAGCGCGCGGAAGGGGGGCCACTCGTAAGCCTCTAGGTGCTCCCGGTTCACGTTGATGACCGGCAGGTCGTAATGGGCGTCCACGGCGGCCTCGCCCTTGCCGGGGAAGTGCTTGGCGCAGACGGCGACGCCAGAGGCGAGAATCCCCCGGGCCACGGCGGCTGCGTACTCGCAAACCACCTGCGGGTCCGAGGAGAAGGATCGGTCTCCGATACCGGGGTTGGACGGGTTCGTTAAAACGTCCACCACCGGGGCCAGGTTCCAGTTGCAGCCCACCGCGGCCAGCTCCCGGCCGATGACCTCCCCCACCGTCTCGGCGCCCGCGGGGTCCGTCCTCCCCGGCAGCTCACCCATGGCCGGGATGGCGGTGAAGCCGTCCTTCAGCCGCCGGACCCTCCCCCCCTCCTGGTCCACGGCGATGAGAAGACCGGGCAGGCCCAACTCCGCGGCCTCCGCCTGCAGGGCGCCGGTCAGCTCCCGCAGTTGAGCGGCGTCGGCGATGTTCCGGCCGAAAAGGATGACCCCGGCGGGCCGGAGCCCGGCCAGCCTCTCCACCAGCGCGTCGTTCAGGTCGAGACCGTCTATTCCGACCACGAAGAGCTGCCCGACCAGTTCCTCGTCGGTGAGCTCCCCGATGCGCTCCAGAAGCGCGCTCCGTACGTCGTAACGCTCCAGGGCGATTTCCTCGGCGTAAGGGCCGAAACCCAGCCGGTTCGGCAAAAAGGCCAGGACGAGCGCGGCCGCCAGAAGAATGGTAACGACTGTAAAAAGGACGACCTTCAACGCTCCGCCCTTTCAAGGGTTAAACAACGCCGTCTCGGTCATGTCCGCTCCGCGTTACAGAGGGGCCTGCCATTCTGCCGCGGCAAAATGACTTCCCTGTAAGGAGGAGGGCCCTGGCCGCCCTCCGGCAACGAAAACCGCACCACGATGCGCCGATGAATCCAAATCGAGCTCTCGCACTGATCGGGAAACGGCCCGCCAACGTCAATGCTTGATGTCCAGCATCTCGACGACGGTATCGGCCCGCTTCACCAACTCCACCGGCGCTTTCCGACCGGTGAGAACCAGTTCCACGGGGAATCCCACCTCGAATAACGTCTCGACGTCCGCAAGGGGGATAAAACCGGCCTCCATCGCGTCCAGGAGCCCGTCCAGCACCACCAGGTCGTGGCCCCGGGCCACGATTAAGTCGAGGGCCGTCCGCCAGCCCTTCTGGGCCGAGCTCCGCCCGTCCACCCTCAAGTCGGATGGATAAACCTCGATTCCCAGCTTGACCGCCGACTCGGCCTCCCCGGAGGTTTCCGGCCTCAGAAACCGCACCACCGCCACCCGTGCGCCGTTTCCGCGTCGTACCATAGCCAGGCCGAAAGCGGCGGCGCTGCTGGTCTCGACCTCGCCGGAATAGATCCTGACCTTGCTGTCCGTATCCGCCACTCATGCTCCTTCAGCTGGGTAAAAGCGGTCAGGCCTCGTCGCCGTCCTTGGAGGCGATCAGCCGGACGAAGAGGGCCACCACCTTGGGATCGTACCGCGAGCCGGCCTCGGCTTCGAGCTCGGCCAGGGCCGACCGCGCAGTTTTTGGCTGCTGGTAGCGCCGCCCCGAAATCATCGTGTCGTAAGAATCGGCGACCGCCACCAGGCGCGCGCCGACGTAAGCCTCCTCGCCCGTGAGCCCCAGGGAGTAACCCTTGCCGTCCCAGCGCTCGTGATGCTGGCGGACGGTCTTGATGCACTCCTCGTCGAACCCCAAGAGCTTGAGGATGTCCGCGCCGACCTCGGGGTGCGCCTCCACCTGTCTCTGCTCCTCCTCGGAGAGCTGCACCGTGTCCTGGATGGTGGCGTCGGCCAGGGTGGCTATCATGCCGACGTCGTGCAAAATGGCGCCGTAGACGATCTGGTGGATTTCCTGCCGGGGAAGGCCCGCCATCTGCGCTAGCTGGGCCACGTAACGGCTGACGCGCTCGGAGTGGCCGCGGGTATAGGGGTCGCGGGAGTCTATGGCGGCGATGAGGCGGCCGACGGTGTCGCGGTCGTGCTTGTGCAACCGCTGGAACAACCGAGCGTTCTCCAGATGGACGGACACCTGCTTGGAGAGGCTCCAGATGAGGCGCAGCTCCTCGGCGTCGTAATCCGTCTGCCCGACCCTGGGCCCCAGGGCCAGGACGCCGAGGAACTCGCGCGTGGATACGAGCCCGCAGACCATCGTCAGGCCCAGCTCGGTCAGCTTTTGCGTCAGGCTGCCCGCGCCGCCCTCGGTCAGGGCTTCCAGCGGCAACGGCCTCTTCGCCTCCAAGAGCTCACGGCGGAAATCCTCGGAGAGGACCTGGGAATAAGTCAGGTCGAGCTCGTTAGTGATGCCCTTGGCCATCTTGAGGTTCAGGTGGTCGCCCTCCATCAGGAAGACCGCCGTGCGACTGACGCCGAGCTGCCCGATGACGATGACCAGGAAGGTGTTCAATAGCTCGTGAACGGCGAGTTGGGTGCTGAAATCACGGGCGGCCTGGAACATGGTCTTGAGCTCGAGGGTCTTGCGGTTGAGCTTTTTACCGGCAAGGGTCAGCGCCTCGTCCGAGCGCGTCAGTCGCTCCGAGGTGGCCGCCAGTTCGCCGACCAAAGGCTCGATTGAGAGGTGGTAGAGGACGAACCAGTTGAGCTGTCGGCCCAGAAGAGAGAGGGCCTCGACCTCACCCTCGATGATGGGGCTGGGACCCAAGCAGATGAACGCATGGAGACCCTCGCCGCTCCGCAAGCGGAAAATACCCTGGGTGCCCGTCATCTGCAGCGTCTCGAGCTCCTCCGACGGTGGGAACGCCCGGCGCCAGCGCGGGAAGAGGATGAAATCGTTCTTCGCGCCGCGCAGGTGGTCCACGAACGCCCCGTCAACGGGCAGGCGGAAGCCCGGGCCGATGCCGGTGCCCTGACCGGCGACGACCAGGGGCGCGAAAAAACCGTCGCCCGTCTGGGTGAAAAGCGCCATCCACGGAATACCGAAGGCGTGGACCGCGGCGCTGAGGGCAAGCGCGATTGGCTGATCGGTGCTCCGGAGACGGACCAGGACATCCGAGAACTCGAGCACGTCCTTTGGGGTGGCCAGGGAGCGGAGGGGAACCTCGATGGGGGACGGGGCACTTGGGACTTCGGACGTCGTGGGGGTGAGCCGGGAAAAGTGGTTCAGGGCCTCGTCAACCGAGTCGTAAATTTTGAAGTAATCCAAAAGGTCCAAAGATTCCAGCACACGACGGATGCGGGGAGGGATTACCGCGAAAACGATGTCGCCGTCCGAGGCTCGGATCTCCTTGGCCACGGAGATGAAGGCGCCCACACCCGCGCTCGAGATGAACTCGAGCTTATCGAGGATGAAGACGCTGTTGTACACACCCTCGCCCAGGCAAGTCTCGAAGAGCTTCTGTATGTCCGTCGAGCCCTCGATGCCGAGCATGCCGGAAATTTCATAGACGCGGACGCCGTCCGGGCTGGTGCGGTTGAGGGCGATGGAGAGCTCGTGCATGGCTCGCCGTATGGTCGTGGGCGTGGTGCCGGTTTTAAGATGCGCAGTGGAGGGTCCGAATGACCTTAAACATCAAAAAGCGTGCCAGTTCCGAGGAGGCAAGGGGTTTCGCCAGAGGCGTAGCTCGCTCCGCTCGGTTTGCCAGGGGCATAGCTCGGTTCGCCGGGGGCGTAGCTCGGTTCGCTCGGTTAAGCCCCTCGTCTCCATAAACGGCGCAACCCTAATCCGCTCCTATGCCGGTAACTCACCGCCGCGGGGTCCGCTAGAGACCCCTTCCCGTATGTTAACCCCGCTTCGGCGTAGGTCGAACCGTAGGTCGAACCGTAGGTCGAACCTCGAACAACTTTTTCATCTCCAGGACGTTCAGGCCGTCTCGATTGTAGAAGCTGACCTCGTCCATCAGGTTGCGGATCATCCAGAGGCCCAGCCCTCCGTCGGCCCCCCGGTCAATGAGCTCCCACACGTCGGGCGAGACGCGATCCGCGTCGTCGGGAGGCCGGAAGGGGGGGCCCGTATCGTAGATGAAGATTATCGCCGCGGATTCCTGTATCTCAAGCTCCACCTCGATGTCGCGCTCCGGGGAGTCTCTGTAGGCGTGCTCGATGACGTTGGCGCAGCCCTCGTAAACCGCCAGGGTGATGTCGTCGCGCACGGTTCCCGGTACGCCGTGCAGGGAGGCCACCCGGCTGACGAACCGTTTGATGCCCGCCAGGGCCTCAAGGTCGGATTTCAAACGGATACTGTACCGTTCGTGTTTCATCGCCCGTGGGTTCGCGGGACCCCTGAAACCCGTGTTCAAAGGGTAAAAAGACCCTATCAGCAAGCAATGATAGGGCTTGGCGTAAAAAAAGTCAACGCGGCCGATTCTAAAGCGGACACTCGATAACTCTTTGATATACAACATATTACGTTCTACATACCCCGGGGACCGAGGGCCATTATCCCCCTAAAAGGGCTGGGGGAGCGGTTTTTTCGCAATATTTTTCTTGACAAGCCTTTGAAAGCCTGTTTATAGTAGATCCATCAGCTGCAGCAAAGCTGTAAAAGCGCATTAAACAACGCTTCACATGCGGTAAGCCCCGGTTCCAATTCTTGGCAATCGGGGAGCCGAAGGTCCATAAAACGAGACAGGCGCGTAAGCGCCGCTACCCCAAGGGGGAAAAATGACCAAGCAAGACCTCATCGATCGCATTGCCAGCCAGACCGGCCTTACCAAACGCCAGGCTGGCCAGGCCCTCAATGCCGTAGTTGACGGCATCAAGGGCGCCATGAAGAAGGGCGAGCGTGTGACCCTCGTCGGCTTCGGCACCTTCTTCGTCGCACAGCGGAAGTCCCGCACCGGCCGCAACCCGCGGACCCAGCAGAAAATCAACATCCCGGCCCGCAAGGTTCCGAACTTCCGCGCAGGCAAAGAGCTCAAGCACCTGGTTCGGTAACGGGATAACCCGTTCGTAAGAAGGGCCCCCAAAGGGGGCCCTTTTTTAAAAGAACAACGAGGATGACGAAACGACCTGATGGGGGCCCTTTTTTGCGCAGAGATAATCGGCTTCGACGACCACCTTTAATAGCTTCGCAAGAATAGCCCCCCCAAAGTGGCCCTTTTTAAAAGCACAACGAGGATGACGAAACGACTGTGGGGAAAGACCGAAATGAGCCCCTTGAAGGAACCCTTTTTAACGGGATTACGAATCGGGCGCCTGAGCACTTCGCAAGTCTTCGGTAACCTGATCTCACGTCACGTTCGCGGCGTCCCTAGTCCGCGGCTGAGTCCGCCCGTCGGCGATGGCGCGACGTCCGCAAAGGACCTCACGGCCGCGTACTTCGCTGGTTTTACGCCAGAGCATATCCACGAAGGCCTCGAGCCTCGTTTGCAATCCCGCCTGTCCCGTGGACTCGTCAATATCCAGAGAAAGAACCGCCATGCCGGTCACCGCCCCGATGCGCGGCAGTATGCTCTTGGCCACAATCTCCGGTATGCAGGTGAATGGCGAGAGCTGTATCACGCCGTCGAAGCCTTCTCGCGCGTAAATGACGCTCTCTCCTACACTCTCGCGCCCATCCCCCCCGACCCAGAACTGGAGGAAGTGCGACGATGCCCTGGCAATCCGGTGCTTGGTCCATCGCCGGTAGATTCCGCCCACGAGCCACTTGGTGGCGTAGAGGCTCCGGTGGACTTCGACGCCCATGTAGCCCAGGGTCCGCTCGATGTCACAGTTGGCGAAGGCGTCCAGGACGACGAAAATCTCTCCGACGATGCCGACGCGGAGCGGCTCGAAGTCGCGCTTGATGGGTACGTTCCGGGAGAAGAAACGCCCTATACACTCCACCAGGTCGTCGTAGCGGTGGATGGTGGGTATCTTCGCGACCTGCGCGAGCGCCCGGTCCATGGTCCGGTCCGTCGAGCCGGGGTAGAGCTCGCGCGGGCGGTAGAAATGGGACAGGCGCTCGATCTCCTCCACCGCCTTGAGCAAGCGCCACGCATACACGGTCTGTGTAATCCGCTCCGCCCAGGTCATGCCCGGGCTCATCCGCTTGATGTTGGTGATGATGGGCGGTTCGAGGAGGTAGAGTTCCAGGGGGTGGCCGTGCTCGGCCAGTATCTGACGGTGTAGGACGCCGTAGAGCCCGGCGCGGCAAGGTCCCCGACCCCCCGAGGTGAAAATGGCCTCTATCTCGGGGTGCTGCGCCAGCACCTGGAAATACTGCCCCGTGATGATTTTAAAGGGGAAGCAGACGAACTCGGGGCTGTAGCGCGTACCCAGGGAGAGGGTGTGCTTGGTCGGGGGGGGCGGGATGAAGACCCGGTGCCCGAAGCCCTCCAGAAAGCGCCGGTAGCCGATGTGGCAGAGACCCATGCGCGGGGTGGTGATATTCATGCCATTGCCCTCTCCACTAACTGCGCCG contains:
- the nagZ gene encoding beta-N-acetylhexosaminidase, with product MKVVLFTVVTILLAAALVLAFLPNRLGFGPYAEEIALERYDVRSALLERIGELTDEELVGQLFVVGIDGLDLNDALVERLAGLRPAGVILFGRNIADAAQLRELTGALQAEAAELGLPGLLIAVDQEGGRVRRLKDGFTAIPAMGELPGRTDPAGAETVGEVIGRELAAVGCNWNLAPVVDVLTNPSNPGIGDRSFSSDPQVVCEYAAAVARGILASGVAVCAKHFPGKGEAAVDAHYDLPVINVNREHLEAYEWPPFRALLTDGQWLKAAMVSHVVIPALDPDLPASLSPAAYDTLRGGIGFDGLAVTDDLEMGAIVKNYGLPEAAVMALGAGADLVLVCHTAAQMTGARDAVLAALKEGGLERDSLRRHVLRTWLFKLALGLPLPDFADYNCAFGELCRRLGLDPLERRRLLNNPPDVSVCGSAEHRSLMEGALR
- a CDS encoding cob(I)yrinic acid a,c-diamide adenosyltransferase, with the translated sequence MADTDSKVRIYSGEVETSSAAAFGLAMVRRGNGARVAVVRFLRPETSGEAESAVKLGIEVYPSDLRVDGRSSAQKGWRTALDLIVARGHDLVVLDGLLDAMEAGFIPLADVETLFEVGFPVELVLTGRKAPVELVKRADTVVEMLDIKH
- a CDS encoding HD domain-containing protein, with the protein product MHELSIALNRTSPDGVRVYEISGMLGIEGSTDIQKLFETCLGEGVYNSVFILDKLEFISSAGVGAFISVAKEIRASDGDIVFAVIPPRIRRVLESLDLLDYFKIYDSVDEALNHFSRLTPTTSEVPSAPSPIEVPLRSLATPKDVLEFSDVLVRLRSTDQPIALALSAAVHAFGIPWMALFTQTGDGFFAPLVVAGQGTGIGPGFRLPVDGAFVDHLRGAKNDFILFPRWRRAFPPSEELETLQMTGTQGIFRLRSGEGLHAFICLGPSPIIEGEVEALSLLGRQLNWFVLYHLSIEPLVGELAATSERLTRSDEALTLAGKKLNRKTLELKTMFQAARDFSTQLAVHELLNTFLVIVIGQLGVSRTAVFLMEGDHLNLKMAKGITNELDLTYSQVLSEDFRRELLEAKRPLPLEALTEGGAGSLTQKLTELGLTMVCGLVSTREFLGVLALGPRVGQTDYDAEELRLIWSLSKQVSVHLENARLFQRLHKHDRDTVGRLIAAIDSRDPYTRGHSERVSRYVAQLAQMAGLPRQEIHQIVYGAILHDVGMIATLADATIQDTVQLSEEEQRQVEAHPEVGADILKLLGFDEECIKTVRQHHERWDGKGYSLGLTGEEAYVGARLVAVADSYDTMISGRRYQQPKTARSALAELEAEAGSRYDPKVVALFVRLIASKDGDEA
- a CDS encoding ATP-binding protein — protein: MKSDLEALAGIKRFVSRVASLHGVPGTVRDDITLAVYEGCANVIEHAYRDSPERDIEVELEIQESAAIIFIYDTGPPFRPPDDADRVSPDVWELIDRGADGGLGLWMIRNLMDEVSFYNRDGLNVLEMKKLFEVRPTVRPTVRPTPKRG
- a CDS encoding HU family DNA-binding protein; translated protein: MTKQDLIDRIASQTGLTKRQAGQALNAVVDGIKGAMKKGERVTLVGFGTFFVAQRKSRTGRNPRTQQKINIPARKVPNFRAGKELKHLVR
- a CDS encoding CoA protein activase encodes the protein MNITTPRMGLCHIGYRRFLEGFGHRVFIPPPPTKHTLSLGTRYSPEFVCFPFKIITGQYFQVLAQHPEIEAIFTSGGRGPCRAGLYGVLHRQILAEHGHPLELYLLEPPIITNIKRMSPGMTWAERITQTVYAWRLLKAVEEIERLSHFYRPRELYPGSTDRTMDRALAQVAKIPTIHRYDDLVECIGRFFSRNVPIKRDFEPLRVGIVGEIFVVLDAFANCDIERTLGYMGVEVHRSLYATKWLVGGIYRRWTKHRIARASSHFLQFWVGGDGRESVGESVIYAREGFDGVIQLSPFTCIPEIVAKSILPRIGAVTGMAVLSLDIDESTGQAGLQTRLEAFVDMLWRKTSEVRGREVLCGRRAIADGRTQPRTRDAANVT